From the genome of Medicago truncatula cultivar Jemalong A17 chromosome 2, MtrunA17r5.0-ANR, whole genome shotgun sequence:
GCTCGTCCCTTAACTTGGTATCGCTTTCGTCCCTTAACTAAagaaaagattgtttgaggattttaactTGGAttctaacggaaacctaacagaagggaccaaaacgagactaaaaaaaacttaaaatcctcaaacaatcttttttttagttaagggaccaaagtgataccaattaaatagttaagggaccaaaagagcatttaaccCTTTTTAAATATTACATCACTTTATGTGTTGATCTCTCTGGAAATCCTTTTAATTCCTCATTACCTTCTTGGATGTTCAACATGAGTACCCTTACAAAACTTCGTCTTTCCGATTCATCTCTAATAGGTATCATTCCTTCTATTCTTGGAAGATGGAAGCTCTGCAAGCTTCAGGTTCTACAGCtatcaaataattttcttaCTGGTGATATAACTGAAATGATCGAGGTCGTGTCTTGGAGCAACCAAAGTTTGGAGATGTTGGATTTgagtcaaaatcaattaaatggGAAATTGTCCCATTCTTTAGAACAGTTTAAAAGTCTATATGATCTTGATCTGTCAAGCAATTCAGTGAACTCACACACAGTCCAATACCAACATTTATAGGAAACTTATCAAATCTATATTCTCTGAACTTGGAAGGCAACATGATGAATGGGATAATTCCTGAAAGTATTGGTCAACTAACCAATTTGAATTCTCTAAACCTACTTGACAATTATTGGGAAGGTACAATGACAAATACTCATTTCAATAATCTCACAAACCTAATTAGTTTATCTATTTCATCTAAACTAAACTCATTTGCTTTGAAAGTGACAAATGATTGGGTTCCACCTTTTAAGAATTTGTTTCATGTTGATATTCGTGGTTGTCAAGTTGGCCCAACTTGACAAAATTTCCTAACTGGCTCAAGACCAAATTTCCTTGAGCGAAATAACTCTACAAAATGCGGGAATTTCTGGGGTGATAACCAATTGGCTTTACAATATGTCCTCCCAAATTTTGAAACTAGATCTTTCTCACAACAATATAAGTGGTCACTTTCCCAAAGAAATGAACTTTACTTCCTCAAATTCACCTACAATTGACTTTTCTTTCAACCAATTGAAAGGTTCAGTCCCACTTTGGTCTGGTGTGAGTGCTCTCTACCTAAGGAACAACTTGTTATCTGGAACAATACCAACCTATATTGGCAAAGAGATGTCGCATTTGAGGTACTTAGATCTCTCAAACAACTACTTAAATGGGAGAATCCCATTGTCCTTGAATAggattcaaaatttgatttatcttGATCTGTCCAAGAATTATCTCACAGGGGAAATCCCCGAATTTTGGATGGGTATGCATATGTTGCAAATCATTGACTTATCCAACAACAGTCTGTCAGGTGAAATTCCAACTTCAATATGTTCACTGCGTTTACTATTTATCCTGGAATTGAGCAATAACGGTCTGTCTGGATAGTTGTCTTCGTCCTTTCAAAATTGTACAAGGTTGAAAACACTCTCACTAGTAAACAACAGGTTTTTAGGGTCTATACCAAATGAGATAACCAAAAACCTTCTGTTACTGGCAGAGTTATTGTTGCGAGGCAACGCAATAACAGGAAGCATTCCTGAAGAGCCATGTCATCTACCTTTCCTCCATTTGTTGGATCTTGCAGAAAAGTGCACGGTTTCAAACTGCCGCAAACATACTTTATTTATTCGATGTACTCACTCACCATTTCGGGATACGTACCATACACcaggcatatagagttggtccTAAAAGGAAGAATAACTGAATACTTAAACCAATCACCGGTGCATTCTATCATTGATCTCTCTAAGAATAATCTTTCTGGAGAGATACCAGAGAAGATAGCACAGTTGATTCACCTAGGTGCCCTGAATTTGTCTTGGAATCAGCTAACTGGGAACATACCCAACAACATTGGATCATTAACAAATTTAGAAAGTCTTGACCTTTCACACAACCATATTTCAGGTTCAATCCCTCCAAGCATGGCTTCCATTACATTTTTGAGCCTTTTGAACTTATCATACAACAACCTTTCTGGACAAATTCCAGTGGCTAATCAATTTGGCACCTTCAATGAGCTATCATATGTAGGCAATGCAGGACTTTGTGGCCATCCTTTGCCGACTAATTGCTCATCAATGTTACCTGGAAATGGAGAACAAGACAGAAAACATAAAGATGGTGTTGATGGAGATGATGACAATGAAAGATTGGGATTGTATGCAAGCATAGCTATCGGGTATATAACTGGTTTCTGGATTGTGTGTGGAAGCTTGGTGTTAAAGAGGTCTTGGAGACAtgcatatttcaattttttgtatgACATGAGAGATAAACTTCTTTATCTGATGCCatagtatatttatattttgcatGTGTGAAGTATTGTTTACAAGTTATATAGTAGGTTATTCGAGTTTAACttgttgattaataaaaaacttTGCTATCAgatgtttttaaataaatttactaTAAGGATCCTTTTGTAAAGTTCTTAGGGTAAAATTTTTGTACACCCCCATTTTCTCTATTACCCAGGTACAATATTTTTTCTGCTAGAATACCCCTATCAGAAAGTATACTTTTGGACGGTAACACTTGATAAACACATAATCATTGGACATACAAAATATGCTTGAAATTTCATCAATATACAAATTTATAGAGTAACAAATTCGCAATCAGATATATAGGGAGAAATGATAATACAAGATGCTTACAACAAACAGCATACATTCAAATTCTAACAATTAAATCAAGATTATGCATGTCAAAAGATTGGTggcaatcaataaaaaaaaaaatcaacgtaTTAGATTTTATAACACTAATTGAATTTCAATGAGGTCGGAGTACCCTGAAGCACAAACAGGAAGTCCTGCATCAAGACTATTATATCAGCACTAGTATCATGcctaaaatattttctattattttgttcatttaGAATACAGTTTAAGATATTTCTTGACAATGAAACATGAAGTATAAACCAACTAAAGTGTCGAAAGAACTAGTTGAATTGTAACTGCTGATTTCCTTTTTAAATATATCTTTTGCATCAATGTTTCACCTCCCAATATTTGGAACAAATCTAAACGGAAGCGTCAAAGAAAGACCACCTAGGAAAATCAATTACTTCATTTGCTAGATTTTTTAGAAGAACCTTTTGAGTTCATACACATTCTGAACTTTTTTTCAACACTAACATATCTCTTTTCTTCTAGATGTGACTGACAATAAATGTCGGTAGCTCTCCTAACCGGATACAAACTTTTGTTCATCATGTCGCTATACTCAAACCCGTCAGTTTAATATCTAACTTTTCCCCATAGAATCCGCAGACCCGTTCAAATGCTTTGTAAAGCACAAGGAATGCACCAATGTCACATCCTAGACATTAATAAGTACATGCTGGTATAATAGAATATGATCCTAGGTATCACTAAGTACATGTTGATATAATAGTATATGATCCTAGGATTACTAAGTAAATGCTGACATATAATTGTACACGAATTCAATAGAGCAACAAGTTTTTTAATAAGAAGATAAGGCAAGAATAGCGTGTCAAGGAGGGCTATTTTCCAAAATATATTGTAAACAGTTTATGACTTGATTTATTATAATTCTTGGTCG
Proteins encoded in this window:
- the LOC25486016 gene encoding receptor-like protein EIX2 isoform X1; its protein translation is MSSTFPPFVGSCRKVHGFKLPQTYFIYSMYSLTISGYVPYTRHIELVLKGRITEYLNQSPVHSIIDLSKNNLSGEIPEKIAQLIHLGALNLSWNQLTGNIPNNIGSLTNLESLDLSHNHISGSIPPSMASITFLSLLNLSYNNLSGQIPVANQFGTFNELSYVGNAGLCGHPLPTNCSSMLPGNGEQDRKHKDGVDGDDDNERLGLYASIAIGYITGFWIVCGSLVLKRSWRHAYFNFLYDMRDKLLYLMP